The Faecalibacter bovis genome includes the window GTTTGATTCCTCGTTATGGATTAGATCAAAAAGAAAAAGATGAATTTGATTTATTTTTCAAAATAATGAATGAATTCACTTTATTAAAAGGGGAAGATGATTTGTATGTTTTTGATATTCCGATGAGAAATTCTTCAAAACAACATTCATATTTTAAGTTAGATAATTTATCGATGGAAGAATGGTTGATTCAAGAAAAATTCACTTCTAAAAATCTATTTATATATGTGAATTATTGTTGCCGTGATGATTATGGAACAGGAATTAAACAAACTTCTGCATTTGCTGGAATTCATTATTTCGCTGCTCGTAAACACGATTTCAAAACCTATGATGGTTTAGTTTTAACGTGGCAAGAAGGGAATCAACGATTGGTAAATCATCTATCCAAATATGCGAAAGAAAAAACATTGAATCAGCATTTAGTTTATCAAATTAATTCGAAAGATACGCACGTTGAATGTTTGGTTTATGATGAGAAATCGAATCAATCAAAAATCATTAAAGCTAAAAAGGTAATAAATTGCGCTCCACAATTTGTCAATCAATATTTGCTTCCAAATCGTAAAGAAACAACAAAATCTTTCCACTATGCACCATGGATAATTGCGACGATCGTTTTAAAACGTTTTCCTATTGCTGACGGTGTTCCTTTGGCTTGGGATAATGTAATACATGACGGAAATGGTTTAGGATATATTTATGCCCAGCATCAATCATTGGGACAATTTAAAAGTCCTTTTGTAATTACCTATTTTCATAGTTTGGAAGGCGATGATTTGAATCAATTAAGACGTAAAATGTATGAGATGAATGATGAAGATTGGAAAAAAATCATCATCGAAGATTTGTCAAAAGCGCATTATACTATTGATAAATACATTGAATCAATTGAGATTTTTCGCCGTGGTCACGGAATGATAAGTCCAACAAAAGGATTTTTATTCTCGAAAGAAAAATCAGAATTAAAGAAAAACATCAACAATCAAATTTTCTTTGCACATTCAGATCTAAGTGGAATATCGATTTTTGAAGAAGCGTTTTATCAAGGGTTGGATACAGCGGATGAAGTGATGAAAAATATATAATCTTAAATGTATATAAAGCTCAACCAAAAGTTGAGCTATTATTTTGCCCATTTGGGTAATTCTTTCCACCCTTCTGATGGAGCTTCTTTTATATTGTCTGGAGCAGGTTTATTGATATAAATTCGACTTGTAAAAAAATACCTATTAACCCATTTATTTGAATGAATCTTAATTAAGAATGTAGAACCTATTTTTGATTTATAATAT containing:
- a CDS encoding NAD(P)-binding protein, whose protein sequence is MKNGVKSNWSRRDFIKQSALFTIGLTFLNACKKKGNDLFLKLTGTNHILGHRLRFPNFPKPTSEIETSILIIGGGIAGLSAARRLSQKGFNDFLLLELEEKVGGNSTGGENEYSKYPLGAHYLPIPNASNLEILDFLSEEKIIRNSDENNQPIFDEEQLTYAPHERLFIKNYWQDGLIPRYGLDQKEKDEFDLFFKIMNEFTLLKGEDDLYVFDIPMRNSSKQHSYFKLDNLSMEEWLIQEKFTSKNLFIYVNYCCRDDYGTGIKQTSAFAGIHYFAARKHDFKTYDGLVLTWQEGNQRLVNHLSKYAKEKTLNQHLVYQINSKDTHVECLVYDEKSNQSKIIKAKKVINCAPQFVNQYLLPNRKETTKSFHYAPWIIATIVLKRFPIADGVPLAWDNVIHDGNGLGYIYAQHQSLGQFKSPFVITYFHSLEGDDLNQLRRKMYEMNDEDWKKIIIEDLSKAHYTIDKYIESIEIFRRGHGMISPTKGFLFSKEKSELKKNINNQIFFAHSDLSGISIFEEAFYQGLDTADEVMKNI